CAGGAGAATTATAGAGAAGTGGCCGGAAGCTAAAATCATTATTGTTACAAGTTTTATTGATGATGAAAAAGTTTATCCTGCACTTGAAGCTGGAGCCACGAGCTATATGCTGAAAACTTCGAAGGCAGAGGAAATCGCCAAGGCTATTCGCTCTACATACGAAGGTCAGTCGATTTTGGAGCCTGAAGTGACCGGGAAAATTATGACGAAAATGAGACGGCCTTCTGAACATCCCCTTCACGAACAGCTGACTACTAGAGAAATGGAAATTTTATTATTAATGACAGAAGGTAAAACAAACCAGGAAATTTCTGAACAACTCTTTATTGCTTTAAAAACGGTGAAAGTTCACGTTAGTAATATTTTAAGTAAGCTGGAAGTTCATGACCGCACCCAGGCAGTAATCTATGCGTTTAAGCATGAACTTGTGTAAGTTCGTTTAAGAAAGAGAAGCTCATACGTTCTTGACGGTAAATTCTCCTCGCACCTATGTGCGAGGAGAATTTTTTGTGAACGGAGCATAAAATGCTGGTGGATTTCAGCGGTTATGAACAAAAAGTAAAAAATTTTATTAAAAATACTTTGTATATATAAGGGCTGCGGCTAAAATAAGATAAAACACCAGAAGCTTCACATAAGTTTTTTTCATTCTTATCACCCTCTTCTGCTTTCTAGAGGTGCTCCGGTAAATATATGTAAAGAGAAGGTAAAAAATACTTGATGTTCCATTAGAATCCTTCATTAAACTGCTTATTTTTCAGATTTTTTGTTACAATTTGTATATAGAAATTTTTCACCTGAAGGCTTGCTTCCCATTAATACTGGGAATAATGCTAAAAAGATCTAAGATAAAAGGCGTCTGTCAAAAGGAGGAGTACATAATCCAAATAACTGCGTTCATGATCCTTTTTAATTTTCATAAGCTGCTAATGAAATGTTTTTAGCACCTTGAGGTTGGTGGTTATAGGAAAAAATACGTGATTGCTCGCGCAAGTATGACGTATATATAAATACAGCATCCGTCTCCTTGTTGAATAGCTGCATTTTAAGCAAGTAGGGTCCCGGGAGTGATTAAGACAAGCTTATTGATTCGTTTAATGCGTGGAATTTTTAAGAGTTGAAGCCCATTTTGCTAAGAATCATTGGTACACAGTCTTACTTTTTCTATAATAGTAGTAAATCCTTCAAGTTAAAGGGGAATCATTATGGGACTGCCAGAGAGGATTACTTATCAGGATGAACGTTACCCGTTGATCGTACTTGCGCCGGTCGGGAAAAAGCATAAGCATATCCGGTCCATCGGACATAAGACTGAACGGGGGTTATTATCCCGTTTAAATGACGCTATTAAAGAACAGGTGGATTCTCATTCGTTAGATCTTTCACAGCTGCAGCGCTATTTAAATATTGAAGGTGCCATTTTACCTGTACCTTTTCTAAAGGAAGAAACGGTATACCCCCATTTTCTCCGTCCAGAGTTATTTTTATGGAATGAATTACCTCAAGAACAAGGACTGCCGCTCATCGCGGATTACTTATATGAAATTGATTTCACCCAGCTTTCTTCTGAAAAACTTGAACAGCATCTCTCCGAAGTTCTCGAAGACTACTTGTTTCTTGCGGATATAGGAAAGCATTCAAAAGATTATTGGTTGAAAAAAATTGCCGAAGCTTTTCACCGTCATCCCATTGTCCGCCTTGCCCACAAGAAAAGAGAAGTAATTGCCGCAGTGGAAACGATGAATCAGTCAGCTCTGTTGTCTTTGCTTAAATATCCAGAAGACATCGCTTTCTGGAGGAACCGGGTGGATACAGTAATGCGTCCATTCCGGTCACTTCCTAAAGATTGGATGGCCAAAGGTAAATCCAGCTGCCCTCATGAAAAACATTTACAGTTTGATGCTTCCACCCGCACGATCTGCTGTTTTTGCGAGTCCTGCGATTTTTGCCTATTCTACCGTGTCGACGAGGATCAAGTTGACTTTACTGAGAGTCATGACATCGAAAAAGCTAAAAAGAGGCTGACAGCTATCGAGCGGCAATTTAATGATATCGCAAGCCAAAATCATCGCTTGTTGAAACAAATCAATCAATTAAAGGCATTAAAAAAACAACTCACCGTTGCCAGAAAAAAATTAGATGAGAGTTTAACCGTAACGAGGCAGATCGAAAGGTATAAGAAGAAAAATTCAGTTTTTGCCGATTACCCCATTCTTCAAATGTATGACCAATTATCAAAAACAGAACTGCCGGACCGTAAAGGCGCTTCATTGCTAGTGTGGCTGGCTGGTGTCGAATTGTGTGATGTGAATATGATAAAGAAGCTTCCTCAATGGCTCCAGTATGTTCCGGAAAATGTTTATCCGTTGACGAGCCACATCCTTGAAGAGCTTTATCACAGATTGGAAGAAGTGCGTTATGGGGAAGAAGACATTATTATTACGATCAAAGGCCGCCCATTAACCTATGCCTATACTCAGCAAATTCTAGATTTAGTTCATTATTATGGATCACAATACCCCGCTCACACCCTTGTACAGATGCTGGCAGGAAAACCTACGAACAAGCTGAGAACGCTCCATTTACACGAAACTCGATGGTTTGGGCTGCTGGCAGACTGGCCGGAGAAGTATATTCAAAAGTTGTTTAACCAGCTGGAGAAACAAGGCTGGTTAATGAAACAGCAAAAAGGATACTCAGTCAGTGACTTTGCTGAAGAAGTCATGTAAAACCATATGGATAGGCCTGCCAAGTGCAGGCCTAAGTTTCTGTTTGTGGTGAAAACGTTTTCTTGTGCTATAATGCTGATATTCAGGAAGCCTTTAGACTGAAAAAACGGCATGGATGAGCCGGTATGCAGCCAAAAGGAGGAATTAAGTGTGACATCTATTTTTCACCGGGCACTTGGAGAGCAATTTTATCAACTTCACCCGGAAATACAAAAAAAGTACGGGTTAACAAGCAAACAAAATATAATGACACTCGGGCAAGGGAGAATGACCGAAATTAGAGGAACGCCAGCTGCGTTAAAACCTTTATTATACGTCTCTTCTTATGATCACATCGGTTTCGCAGAGCGAGGAAAGAACATTCCTTTTACTATGGAGAATTATGCTTACCAGGATGAGCTTGGAAGAGAGACGGTAAGCTGGGTGAGGCGTTTTTTCTTTCCATATGCTATTCGAGGTCATGACGCCGCTATGTATTTTGACGAAAGGGCCGGCGGAATTGTGTACAGTCTTGGAAAATCAGGGGCTGTTTCCAGTCCGCTTTATGTGGAGGCGACACCAAAAGGCGGTTTATTTATGCAGTCTGAACAGCTTACTTTTAAAGAAAAATATCGATTGCCGAAATTAACAACTTCTGTCTATGAACATTATGATGAAGAGGTCCAAGCCTACAGGGTTCACATGCATGCAGAACATCATTTATTAGGGACAATGCTTATGTATGAAGGGCATATCTATACAGAATTTCTACCTATGACCTATAACAATATTCCGGATAGAGGCATTTTTGTATAAAGGAGCCAAGCGGTATGAGCGATAAAACTGATGAAGGTGTATACACAGACTTTAAAGATAGAATGACATACGGAGAGTATTTAAAGCTTGATGAATTGCTGTCCTCACAGCAAAGGTTGTCAAACCATCACGATGAAATGCTGTTTATTATCATCCATCAAGTCAGCGAACTGTGGATGAAATTAATTCTTCATGAATTAAGGGAGTCCACTGATGCGATCCGAAATGGAGAGCTTCAAAGTGCTTTTAAAATGCTCGCCAGAGTTTCCAACATCCAGACACAAATAATCCACGCCTGGGATGTGCTGTCCACATTAACTCCAGCTGAATATATTCAGTTCCGTGATGCATTAGGACAGGCATCAGGATTCCAATCCTACCAGTATCGAATGATAGAATTTGCACTGGGCTATAAAACTCCTCATGTGCTGAAGATTTATCAGAAGGAGCCCAACCTTCATGAAGAGTTAAAGGAAGCGTATGAAGCACCAAGTATCTATGATGTCTCAATAGAAAAGCTCGTCGAAGCGGGTTTCTCCATAAATCCGCAGTTAGTAGAAAGGGATTATACCAAACCGTATCAAGCAGATGAAAGTGTCGCAGCGGCCTGGGAAAAAGTTTATCGGAATGTTGATTTATATTGGGAGCTTTATCAACTTGCAGAAAAACTAGTAGACATTGAAGATAGCCTTCAACAGTGGCGTTTTAGACATATGAAAACGGTGGAGAGAATTATAGGGCATAAAACAGGCACAGGTGGTTCCTCAGGTGTTGGTTACTTGAAAAACGTGTTAAACCATCGCTTTTTTCCTGAACTGTGGGATGTCAGGACAAATTTATAATTATAAGAAAATATTGAATATAACAAATATGTTAATTGATTGTTACATTTATGTTACACTAAGATGTGAAAAAATAAGAATGTAGAGGTATAAGCATGAGAGACTCAATTCTATATATATCACTTCTTAGTGTTTTGTTATTGTCCGCATGTTCATTCATTGCTAATGCGGATCAAAGTTTAATGGAGAGTAAACAAAAATCTGTCCCACAGTATAAAATCTCGATGGAAACGGATATTGAACAGTTTTCTGATTATCAGGTAACGATTCATTACCCGCAGACGCCTAACAGTCAAGTGAATCAAACGATTATTGATTATGTAAATCAGCGGAAAAATACCTTTAAAAAAGAAAGTTTTCAGGCATCCGATGTACAAAAGGATAATAATCCTCATGAGCTTCACGTGAATTTTCATGTGCTTTATGAAGATTCCAACGTGTTTGTAGTTCGCTTTGACGAAAGAACAGAGTGGGGGAGCAGTCGTTCTAAAAAGACTATGACGATGATGAATTTCGACAAAACGACTGGGACTCAGATTAAATTAACAGATTTATTTAAGGAAAACGACGGGATCTCAGCATTTTCAAAGCAGGCTGTTCAGGAAGCCGCAAAACAGCTCCATTCACATAAAAACGCTTTAGTAAATCAATTGAAGAGTTCACTTGCTTCAAATCCAGAGAATTTTGAAGATTTTGCTCTGACAAACAATAAGGTATCCATTTATTTGAATGATTTGGATTTACCTGGAAACGTTCCCTTGGAAAAGCTGGATATCAAGAAAAAGCAGTTGAAAAACGTGTTGGATTCAGCTTATTTGAAAGAAAGTACTCCTTATAAAGAAACCACAGAAAAAGTAGAAACAAGCAAGAGTAAAAATAATTCTGCTGACGTTAAGAGTCAAAGTCAGGTACTGGATAACAAAGATAAAGTGATCGCCTTAACTTTTAACGATGGACCACATCCTAAAGTAACAACAAAAATCTTAAAAACCTTAACGAAATATGATGCGAAGGCGACGTTTTTCATGATAGGACAGCGTGCACAATATTATCCTGACGTAGTCCGTGAAGTATACAATCAAGGTAGTCAAATCGGCAATCACACATGGGATCATTCGAAGGCATCTTCACTAAAGGCTGAAGAGTTAGAAGAGGAATTATCTTCTACTCAAGATGTCATTCAGAAAATTACCGGGGAGGCACCCCAAGTGATGAGATTTCCTTTTGAGGTAAAACCTTTGAAGTCTATCGATACCTCTCTCCGGCTAACTCCCTATAATATATCAGTGAGCGACTGGCAGGATCAGAAACCCGAGGAGATTGCTGCAGAAGTTACAGCTAAGGCGAAAGATGGTTCAATTATTATGCTCCATGATCTTTATCCTGCTACTGCAGAAGCTGTGGAGCAAATTGTTCCACAGCTTACAAAACAAGGCTACCGCTTCGTAACCATTGAGGAATTACAACAACTACAAAAGTAAAAAAAGCAGTCGAATTTCGACTGCTTTTTTGTTTGATGATAAGGATTTCATATTGAAATCGTTTGAAGCAGAGGGCGGGTCTGCATTGCTGTGATGAAGTCTTCAACCATTGCACTTGCGGTAGGAAGCTTTCCGGCCCCGGGTCCTCTTAAAGTTAATGGACCTGTAAATTCTCCATCTACCATTATGGCGTTGTCGACACCGTTAACGCTGAATAAAGGATGATTAGAATCAAGGGCTTTTGGTTCTACCCGTGCAATGATCTGGTTGTTGTGCTGTTCCAAGGAAGCGAGCAGCTTAATTCGTTTACCAGATCGGCCGGCGGTTTTAAAATCATTGGACGTTAGATGGGAAATGCCATCACAGGAGACTTGATCCCATTTCGGCTGCGTACCGTAAATAAGCTCGCTTAAGATCATCAATTTATAAAAAGCATCAATGCCTTTTAAGTCGCTGGAAGGATCCACCTCTGCAAAGCCCTTGGACTGGGCAAGAGAAAGGGCATTTTCAAAGCTCATGCCTTCCTCCTGGATATGAGTTAAAATATAGTTCGACGTCCCATTTAAAATCGCTTCGACCTTTGTAATGCGGTTCATTTGAAGCAGCTTTGAAATCATGCCGATAATGGGTGTTCCACTTGCTGTAGTGGCTTCGTAGCCAATCGCTGTTCCATTTTTTTCGGCTGTATTTAATAAGCTCCTGCCATGTTTAGCAAACATCTCTTTATTTGCAGTAATGATGGAAACTCCTTTTTCCAAAGCACGGTTTATATACTTACGGGCCGGCTCTTCACCATTAATCGCTTCAAAAATAACATCTGGGTTTTGCTGCAGAACCTCTTCCATGCGGTCCGTGACCCGCAGGGAGGAGGGGAGGTTTCTTTGTTTATCGATATTTTTGACAAGAATGGAAGTCATATGAACTTCGGCACCAATCTGCTTTTGGAGCGTTTCTTTGTTGTTTTCCAGAATTTCAAACACTCCTTGACCGACCGTCCCGAAGCCTAATAGTGCAACTTTAACCACAGTCACTAGCTTTTCCTCCCTTGCGGATTTGCTGGCCTACCCAGCCTCCCCACTGACTAAATTCTACGAGGAACCCGTCATGACCATAGTCTGTTTCGACATGAAAGTGTTTGCTGCCGGGCACTTCATTGATGAATCCCTCCATCAGCTCTCTTGGATAAAGAAGATCGTGCTGGAAGCTGATGGTATGAAGCTGAGCTTTAAATTGGCTGCTGGCTTTTTTCCACCCTCCGCGACCGCGGCCGATATCATGATGGTTCATAGCCTCAAGCAGGTAGAGGTAGCTGTTTGCATCGAATCGGTCTTTTATTTTTTCTCCCTGATAATCCAAATAGGATTGGATGTTATAGGATAATGGCTCGCTCCGGCTTCTATCGAATCTTTTCTGGAATAACGGTCCGCTGCGATACGTTACCATACCGGCCATCCTTGCTAATGCAAATCCATGAAGCTGTTGGTTGGAAGCATAGTTTCCGTTGTTCCAGGCGGGATCATCTTTAATCGCTTTCGCACCGATATGATTAAAAGCAATGCCATAGTCACTTAACGAAGGAGTGGCAGCTAAGACATATAATTGCTTCATAAAGTCAGGGTAAAGGAGTCCCCATTCTAATGTCTGCATTCCTCCTAGTGAGCCGCCTAAGACGGCATGTACTTGGGTGAAGCCAAGCACCTGAAGGGCACGATATTGAGCATGAACCATATCTCTGATTGTAACGGGAGGGAATTCCAAGCGATACGTCTGCCCGGAGACCTTCCGTTTGCTTGCCGGCCCTGTAGAACCGTGACATCCGCCGAGGACATTAAACGTAATGATTTGATAGTCAGTAGTATCAAGTGGACAATCATCACCTATTAACCCGGCCCACCATCCAGGTTCGTCTTTAGTACCAACAGCAAACTGGTTTCCCGTTAAAGCATGACAGATGAGAAGAACAGGG
This Halobacillus salinarum DNA region includes the following protein-coding sequences:
- a CDS encoding homoserine dehydrogenase; its protein translation is MTVVKVALLGFGTVGQGVFEILENNKETLQKQIGAEVHMTSILVKNIDKQRNLPSSLRVTDRMEEVLQQNPDVIFEAINGEEPARKYINRALEKGVSIITANKEMFAKHGRSLLNTAEKNGTAIGYEATTASGTPIIGMISKLLQMNRITKVEAILNGTSNYILTHIQEEGMSFENALSLAQSKGFAEVDPSSDLKGIDAFYKLMILSELIYGTQPKWDQVSCDGISHLTSNDFKTAGRSGKRIKLLASLEQHNNQIIARVEPKALDSNHPLFSVNGVDNAIMVDGEFTGPLTLRGPGAGKLPTASAMVEDFITAMQTRPLLQTISI
- a CDS encoding DUF4166 domain-containing protein, coding for MTSIFHRALGEQFYQLHPEIQKKYGLTSKQNIMTLGQGRMTEIRGTPAALKPLLYVSSYDHIGFAERGKNIPFTMENYAYQDELGRETVSWVRRFFFPYAIRGHDAAMYFDERAGGIVYSLGKSGAVSSPLYVEATPKGGLFMQSEQLTFKEKYRLPKLTTSVYEHYDEEVQAYRVHMHAEHHLLGTMLMYEGHIYTEFLPMTYNNIPDRGIFV
- a CDS encoding polysaccharide deacetylase family protein, with the translated sequence METDIEQFSDYQVTIHYPQTPNSQVNQTIIDYVNQRKNTFKKESFQASDVQKDNNPHELHVNFHVLYEDSNVFVVRFDERTEWGSSRSKKTMTMMNFDKTTGTQIKLTDLFKENDGISAFSKQAVQEAAKQLHSHKNALVNQLKSSLASNPENFEDFALTNNKVSIYLNDLDLPGNVPLEKLDIKKKQLKNVLDSAYLKESTPYKETTEKVETSKSKNNSADVKSQSQVLDNKDKVIALTFNDGPHPKVTTKILKTLTKYDAKATFFMIGQRAQYYPDVVREVYNQGSQIGNHTWDHSKASSLKAEELEEELSSTQDVIQKITGEAPQVMRFPFEVKPLKSIDTSLRLTPYNISVSDWQDQKPEEIAAEVTAKAKDGSIIMLHDLYPATAEAVEQIVPQLTKQGYRFVTIEELQQLQK
- a CDS encoding RQC-minor-2 family DNA-binding protein — translated: MGLPERITYQDERYPLIVLAPVGKKHKHIRSIGHKTERGLLSRLNDAIKEQVDSHSLDLSQLQRYLNIEGAILPVPFLKEETVYPHFLRPELFLWNELPQEQGLPLIADYLYEIDFTQLSSEKLEQHLSEVLEDYLFLADIGKHSKDYWLKKIAEAFHRHPIVRLAHKKREVIAAVETMNQSALLSLLKYPEDIAFWRNRVDTVMRPFRSLPKDWMAKGKSSCPHEKHLQFDASTRTICCFCESCDFCLFYRVDEDQVDFTESHDIEKAKKRLTAIERQFNDIASQNHRLLKQINQLKALKKQLTVARKKLDESLTVTRQIERYKKKNSVFADYPILQMYDQLSKTELPDRKGASLLVWLAGVELCDVNMIKKLPQWLQYVPENVYPLTSHILEELYHRLEEVRYGEEDIIITIKGRPLTYAYTQQILDLVHYYGSQYPAHTLVQMLAGKPTNKLRTLHLHETRWFGLLADWPEKYIQKLFNQLEKQGWLMKQQKGYSVSDFAEEVM
- the kynA gene encoding tryptophan 2,3-dioxygenase, yielding MSDKTDEGVYTDFKDRMTYGEYLKLDELLSSQQRLSNHHDEMLFIIIHQVSELWMKLILHELRESTDAIRNGELQSAFKMLARVSNIQTQIIHAWDVLSTLTPAEYIQFRDALGQASGFQSYQYRMIEFALGYKTPHVLKIYQKEPNLHEELKEAYEAPSIYDVSIEKLVEAGFSINPQLVERDYTKPYQADESVAAAWEKVYRNVDLYWELYQLAEKLVDIEDSLQQWRFRHMKTVERIIGHKTGTGGSSGVGYLKNVLNHRFFPELWDVRTNL
- a CDS encoding response regulator transcription factor produces the protein MIRVLFADDHEMVRIGVSAYLSAQQDIVVVAEADDGKEAIELALEHRPDIILMDLVMEHMDGIEATRRIIEKWPEAKIIIVTSFIDDEKVYPALEAGATSYMLKTSKAEEIAKAIRSTYEGQSILEPEVTGKIMTKMRRPSEHPLHEQLTTREMEILLLMTEGKTNQEISEQLFIALKTVKVHVSNILSKLEVHDRTQAVIYAFKHELV
- the metX gene encoding homoserine O-acetyltransferase MetX, giving the protein MSLTNPTHSKQSSAAISIGAFTFECGETLEDVVLAYERSGPADAPVLLICHALTGNQFAVGTKDEPGWWAGLIGDDCPLDTTDYQIITFNVLGGCHGSTGPASKRKVSGQTYRLEFPPVTIRDMVHAQYRALQVLGFTQVHAVLGGSLGGMQTLEWGLLYPDFMKQLYVLAATPSLSDYGIAFNHIGAKAIKDDPAWNNGNYASNQQLHGFALARMAGMVTYRSGPLFQKRFDRSRSEPLSYNIQSYLDYQGEKIKDRFDANSYLYLLEAMNHHDIGRGRGGWKKASSQFKAQLHTISFQHDLLYPRELMEGFINEVPGSKHFHVETDYGHDGFLVEFSQWGGWVGQQIRKGGKASDCG